A window from Thioclava sp. GXIMD2076 encodes these proteins:
- a CDS encoding GntR family transcriptional regulator, with translation MTKETSIPDLPMETGDTVQDNCYRRLRHAVMLGLIAPGTQLTLRGLALQMGLSPTPIREAVRRLSSERGIDVLGNRRLQIPPMTAGRFEELVALRIMLETHAALRALPHIADRQIDAMEAVDREMDTALQAQDLDGLTRLNQEFHRLLYCANPDQAAQPMIESLWLQLGPFQRQVLRGITDHYKIDRHKEMLAALRARDAQALVASLRADITDGSIRLGRRALDLPEDSA, from the coding sequence ATGACCAAAGAAACATCGATCCCCGACCTGCCAATGGAAACCGGCGACACGGTGCAGGACAACTGTTACCGCCGCTTGCGCCATGCGGTGATGCTGGGCCTGATCGCGCCCGGCACACAGCTGACCCTGCGCGGGCTGGCGCTTCAAATGGGCCTCAGCCCGACCCCGATCCGCGAGGCGGTCCGGCGGCTCAGCTCCGAGCGCGGCATCGATGTGCTGGGCAATCGCCGCCTTCAGATCCCGCCGATGACCGCGGGCCGGTTCGAGGAGCTGGTGGCGCTGCGCATCATGCTCGAAACCCATGCCGCCCTGCGCGCCCTGCCCCATATCGCCGACCGCCAGATCGACGCGATGGAGGCCGTTGACCGCGAGATGGACACCGCCCTTCAGGCACAGGATCTGGACGGGCTCACCCGTCTCAACCAGGAGTTCCACCGCCTGCTCTATTGCGCCAATCCCGATCAGGCGGCGCAACCGATGATCGAGAGCCTCTGGCTCCAGCTCGGTCCATTCCAGCGGCAGGTCCTGCGCGGCATCACCGACCATTACAAGATCGACCGTCACAAGGAGATGCTCGCCGCCCTGCGCGCCCGCGACGCACAGGCGCTGGTGGCGAGCCTGCGCGCCGATATCACCGATGGCTCCATCCGGCTCGGCCGCCGCGCGCTGGACCTGCCCGAAGACAGCGCCTGA
- a CDS encoding glutamine synthetase family protein, with amino-acid sequence MNSRVKHELQSETDVETVFACICDLNGVMRGKRLPIDHVDKVKNGSLRMPLSLLGMDIWGEDIEGSELVFDTGDADGIGDYTGRPLSLISWTSRPAAFAQLWMANEDGTPFLGDPRRALAGVCERFRALGLTPVVATELEFYIVDPSEATPQPPCSPVTGKRLDSDGALSLDELQHFDELLNEIYDACRAQNIPADTAISENGAGQFEINMMHVDDPLRAADDAVLFKRLVRGITRKHGFAATFMAKPYGDRAGSGMHVHFSLVDKEGNNVFDNGGEEGTPLLRHAVAGLLRTMQENALVFAPHENSFRRLLPGSHAPSSVAWGYENRTAAIRIPGGHHKARRIEHRVAGADANPYLVLASILGGALLGIEGEWQPPDPIEGDAYSLDLDHLSLDWASAIDAFARGPHIEQIYSKRLKRMFVQCKQQELRRFTRHVTDFEFHSYLEAV; translated from the coding sequence ATGAATAGCCGCGTCAAACACGAGCTTCAAAGCGAAACGGATGTCGAAACCGTCTTTGCCTGTATCTGCGACCTGAACGGGGTGATGCGGGGCAAGCGCCTGCCCATCGATCACGTCGATAAGGTCAAGAACGGATCCTTGCGGATGCCCCTATCGCTTCTGGGGATGGATATCTGGGGCGAGGATATCGAAGGGTCCGAGCTGGTGTTCGACACGGGCGATGCCGACGGGATCGGGGATTATACCGGCCGGCCTCTGAGCCTGATCAGCTGGACCTCGCGTCCGGCGGCCTTCGCGCAGTTGTGGATGGCCAACGAGGATGGCACGCCTTTCCTGGGTGATCCGCGGCGCGCGCTGGCTGGGGTCTGCGAGCGGTTCAGGGCGTTGGGGCTGACGCCGGTGGTGGCGACCGAGCTGGAATTCTATATCGTGGACCCCAGCGAGGCCACGCCGCAGCCGCCCTGTTCGCCGGTCACGGGCAAGCGGCTCGACAGCGATGGCGCGCTGTCGCTTGATGAGTTGCAGCATTTCGACGAGCTTCTGAACGAGATCTACGACGCCTGCCGTGCGCAGAACATTCCCGCCGATACCGCGATCTCGGAAAACGGGGCAGGGCAGTTTGAAATCAACATGATGCATGTCGATGACCCGCTGCGCGCCGCCGATGATGCAGTGCTGTTCAAGCGGCTGGTGCGCGGGATCACCCGCAAGCACGGGTTTGCGGCGACCTTCATGGCTAAGCCCTATGGCGACCGTGCCGGTTCGGGGATGCATGTGCATTTCTCGCTGGTCGACAAGGAGGGCAATAACGTCTTCGACAATGGCGGCGAGGAGGGCACACCGCTTCTGCGCCATGCCGTGGCGGGGCTGTTGCGCACCATGCAGGAGAACGCGTTAGTCTTCGCGCCGCATGAGAACTCGTTCCGCCGCCTGCTGCCGGGCAGCCATGCGCCCTCGTCGGTGGCATGGGGCTACGAGAACCGCACCGCCGCGATCCGTATTCCGGGCGGGCACCACAAGGCGCGGCGGATCGAGCACCGTGTGGCGGGGGCGGATGCCAACCCCTATCTGGTGCTGGCCTCCATCCTTGGCGGCGCGCTTCTGGGGATCGAGGGCGAATGGCAGCCGCCGGATCCCATCGAGGGCGATGCCTATTCGCTCGATCTCGACCACCTCTCGCTCGACTGGGCCTCGGCCATCGACGCCTTTGCGCGCGGACCGCATATCGAGCAGATCTACTCCAAACGTCTCAAGCGGATGTTCGTGCAATGCAAGCAGCAGGAGCTGCGCCGCTTCACCCGCCATGTGACCGATTTCGAATTCCACAGCTATCTGGAGGCAGTCTGA
- a CDS encoding FAD-binding oxidoreductase encodes MSVSYAGNGAHTGSYYAASANPAPLRPALEGAQEADICVVGAGFSGLSTALHLAEKGYQVTVVEGARIGWGASGRNGGQIVNGLNASLQKIGKSYGQDTARFVAGLVTEGGKIIRERVSTYGIQCDLKDGNVFAAFNDMHMRELEEKKQLWESYGLNDQRMLTKSEIREHAATDLYVGGMIDPTGGHMHPLNLCLGEAAAIEANGGTIYEMSPVVSVDTNAARPVIRTEKGQITCRILVLCGNAYLGHVVPDLENRVMPVSTQVMATEPLGEDRARALMPADTCIEDVRYILDYYRMSADNRLLFGGGTVYGGTDPKDIKAKLWGNMMKVFPQLSDVKIDYAWSGNFALSFSRVPQMGRLGNATYYAHGYSGHGVTGSHTFGRILAEAINGDASRFDVFAKLPWIPFPGGRTFRVPYSVLGSWYYEIRDRLGW; translated from the coding sequence ATGTCTGTTTCTTATGCGGGCAATGGTGCCCATACCGGCAGTTATTATGCGGCCTCGGCCAATCCTGCGCCCCTGCGCCCCGCGCTCGAAGGCGCGCAGGAAGCCGATATCTGCGTGGTTGGCGCGGGGTTTTCGGGGCTTTCGACCGCGCTGCATCTGGCCGAGAAGGGCTATCAGGTCACCGTGGTCGAGGGCGCCCGCATCGGCTGGGGCGCGTCGGGGCGCAATGGCGGGCAGATCGTCAACGGGCTGAACGCGAGCCTGCAGAAGATCGGCAAATCCTATGGTCAGGACACCGCGCGGTTTGTGGCGGGGCTGGTGACCGAGGGCGGCAAGATCATCCGCGAGCGCGTCTCGACCTATGGCATCCAATGCGATCTGAAGGATGGCAACGTGTTTGCCGCTTTCAACGACATGCATATGCGCGAGCTGGAGGAAAAGAAACAGCTCTGGGAAAGCTACGGGCTCAATGATCAGCGGATGCTGACCAAATCCGAGATCCGCGAGCATGCCGCGACCGATCTTTATGTCGGTGGCATGATCGACCCGACGGGCGGGCATATGCATCCGCTGAACCTGTGTCTGGGCGAGGCTGCGGCCATCGAGGCCAATGGCGGCACGATTTACGAGATGTCGCCGGTGGTCTCGGTGGATACCAACGCGGCGCGTCCGGTGATCAGGACCGAAAAGGGGCAGATCACCTGCCGGATTCTGGTGCTCTGCGGCAATGCCTATTTGGGCCATGTGGTGCCCGATCTGGAAAACCGCGTGATGCCGGTGTCCACGCAGGTGATGGCGACAGAGCCCTTGGGCGAGGACCGTGCGCGGGCCTTGATGCCGGCCGATACCTGTATCGAGGATGTGCGCTACATCCTTGATTATTATCGGATGTCGGCCGATAACCGGCTGCTCTTCGGCGGGGGCACCGTCTATGGCGGAACCGACCCCAAGGATATCAAGGCCAAGCTCTGGGGCAATATGATGAAGGTCTTCCCGCAGCTGTCGGATGTGAAGATCGATTATGCGTGGTCGGGCAATTTCGCGCTCTCCTTCTCGCGCGTGCCGCAGATGGGGCGTCTGGGGAATGCGACCTATTACGCGCATGGCTATTCGGGCCATGGCGTGACCGGATCGCATACCTTCGGGCGCATTCTGGCCGAGGCGATCAATGGCGATGCAAGCCGCTTTGACGTGTTTGCCAAACTGCCTTGGATCCCGTTCCCCGGCGGGCGGACGTTCCGCGTGCCCTATTCGGTGCTGGGCTCGTGGTATTACGAGATCCGCGACCGTCTGGGTTGGTGA
- a CDS encoding MYG1 family protein: MITHLVTHSGGFHADEVFSTVILTRLFPQAELVRTRDAGWITPAEGRVIYDVGGDFDAARNIYDHHQREAPLREDGAPLSSFGLIWAQFGRDYLRGFGIAEEHLGEVHASVDRSFVMPVDLVDNGKLSVSEAGALQAMTLPGLIETLRPVFDDRDPEGEINAFWQAVGIARTFLEARVNRSAAKLRAAGMVAEAIAAAGEGRILELPMGMPFRPAVVKAGADQLWFVVTPRGPEDWTLGTIRKFDEGFENRADLPADWAGLNGAALEEASGVKGAKFCHNGRFIAAASSREAVMEMARLAVEDALARGVV, translated from the coding sequence ATGATCACCCATCTTGTCACCCATTCCGGCGGTTTCCATGCCGATGAGGTATTTTCCACCGTTATCCTGACGCGGCTTTTCCCGCAGGCCGAGCTGGTGCGCACCCGCGATGCGGGCTGGATCACCCCTGCCGAGGGTCGGGTGATCTATGATGTGGGCGGTGATTTTGATGCGGCCCGCAATATCTATGATCACCATCAGCGCGAGGCGCCCCTGCGCGAGGATGGCGCGCCGTTGAGTTCCTTCGGGCTCATCTGGGCGCAATTCGGGCGCGACTATCTGCGCGGGTTCGGGATTGCCGAAGAGCATCTGGGCGAGGTGCATGCCAGCGTGGACCGCAGCTTCGTGATGCCGGTAGATCTGGTGGATAACGGCAAGCTGTCGGTCTCGGAAGCGGGGGCGCTGCAGGCGATGACCCTGCCGGGGCTGATCGAGACGCTGCGTCCGGTATTTGACGACCGCGACCCCGAGGGCGAGATCAATGCCTTCTGGCAGGCTGTCGGTATTGCGCGGACCTTCCTCGAGGCGCGGGTCAACCGCTCGGCGGCGAAACTGCGCGCCGCTGGCATGGTGGCGGAGGCGATAGCAGCGGCGGGCGAGGGCCGGATCCTCGAACTGCCGATGGGCATGCCGTTCCGTCCGGCAGTGGTGAAGGCGGGCGCCGACCAGCTGTGGTTCGTGGTGACGCCGCGCGGGCCCGAGGACTGGACCCTGGGCACTATCCGCAAGTTCGATGAGGGGTTCGAGAACCGCGCCGATCTGCCGGCCGACTGGGCGGGGCTGAATGGTGCGGCGCTGGAGGAGGCCTCGGGTGTGAAGGGCGCGAAATTCTGCCATAACGGGCGGTTCATCGCGGCGGCCAGCTCGCGCGAGGCGGTGATGGAGATGGCGCGGCTGGCGGTCGAGGATGCGCTGGCCCGCGGGGTTGTGTGA
- a CDS encoding SseB family protein: MTPYDRAHAAMSAQPENDALRLAVYDRLADAELFLLLEEEADGQDIRPQVFETEDGAFVLAFDTEERMAEFSANPMPYAALPGRIIAQNLVGEEIGLGINLGVADSAMLLPPEALDWLSETLTHSPAQATGRPVSFDAPALPPAILGLLLPAFEAKFDQLMGVATHALLGGVTYEDGHKGHVLALLGTPESARPAIAKAMGEALTFSGLDAGELDVTFLDEESEAAQRLLAKALVLHLPEHEEAPAAEPEPRKGPGMDPAKPPILR; the protein is encoded by the coding sequence ATGACCCCCTATGACCGCGCCCATGCCGCAATGAGCGCCCAGCCCGAAAATGATGCGCTGCGCTTGGCCGTCTATGACCGGCTCGCCGATGCGGAACTGTTCCTGCTGCTGGAAGAAGAGGCCGACGGTCAGGACATCCGCCCTCAGGTCTTCGAGACCGAGGATGGGGCTTTCGTGCTGGCCTTCGATACCGAAGAGCGCATGGCCGAATTCTCCGCAAACCCCATGCCCTATGCCGCCCTTCCGGGCCGGATCATCGCACAAAATCTGGTGGGCGAGGAGATCGGCCTCGGCATCAATCTGGGCGTCGCCGACTCGGCCATGCTCTTGCCGCCCGAAGCCCTCGACTGGCTGAGCGAGACCCTCACCCATAGCCCCGCGCAGGCCACCGGCCGTCCGGTCAGCTTCGACGCCCCCGCCCTGCCCCCCGCGATCCTGGGGCTCCTGCTTCCGGCATTCGAGGCTAAATTCGACCAGCTGATGGGCGTGGCCACCCACGCGCTTCTGGGCGGCGTCACCTATGAGGACGGCCATAAGGGCCATGTCCTGGCCCTGCTCGGCACCCCCGAATCCGCCCGTCCCGCTATTGCAAAGGCCATGGGCGAGGCGCTGACCTTCTCGGGCCTCGACGCGGGCGAGCTGGATGTCACCTTCCTTGATGAAGAAAGCGAGGCCGCCCAGCGGCTCCTGGCCAAGGCGCTGGTCCTGCATCTGCCCGAGCACGAAGAGGCCCCCGCCGCAGAGCCCGAGCCCCGGAAAGGCCCCGGCATGGATCCGGCAAAGCCCCCGATCCTGCGCTAG